TCGCATTCGTAAACGTGCTCGAGCCTAAGTCACCTGACTCGGCGGTGCCGACGCCAATTGTCTGCTCGTCCTTAACCCAGTGGAATATCGTTGCCGCCCTTGGACTCCTGATACTGCTGCGACAGCTGGGCGTAACGCTCGGTGATGAGACTCTGCTGGGCGCGCAGCTCGGGTTCGGTGCCGATCAGCTCGTCGATGCTGACCGCGGTCCAGAACGCATTGCGGCGACGGTAGCCACCGGGCTCCAAGCCGAACACCTCGGACAGGATCTGAAGATCGTGCGGAATGGCGAAGCTGTCGCGGGAGTCCTCGTGGCTGAAGAAGTAGTAGAAGTTGTCGAAACCCGCCCACGTGATGGCCGACATGCACATGGTGCACGGTTCGTGGGTCGACAGGAACACCAGATCCGCGGTCGGAGGGCGGTCGGGCAGCTCGTAGAACAGATTGAGCGTGCGCACCTCGCCGTGCCACAGCGGATTGGTCAGTTCGGCGTTGGTGCCGGCGACCACCAGCGACAGATCGGACTTGCGCAAGATGGCGGCGCCGAAGACCTTGTTACCCGCCGCGACCCCGGTCGATGTGAGCGGCAGCACATCGGACTCGATCACATCGAGCAGGCGGCGGGCCAGTGCGGTCGCTGAAGTCATGTCGAACACTAAACCGAAACCGCCCGACCCGCCCGCGCTGCAAAATCGGGTCGACCGAGCGGGTAATCTGACGCCCGTGACCACCAGTGGAATTGATGTCAGCGCACGTCTGGGCACCGTGCTGACTGCCATGGTGACGCCGTTCGGCCCGGACGGCTCGCTTGATCTGGCGACCGCCAAGAAGGTAGCCACCCACCTGGTCGACACCGGTTGCGATGGTCTGGTGGTCTCGGGGACCACCGGCGAGTCGCCGACCACCACCGATGACGAGAAGATCGCGCTGCTGGAGGCCGTG
The sequence above is drawn from the Mycolicibacterium neoaurum VKM Ac-1815D genome and encodes:
- a CDS encoding nucleoside deaminase → MTSATALARRLLDVIESDVLPLTSTGVAAGNKVFGAAILRKSDLSLVVAGTNAELTNPLWHGEVRTLNLFYELPDRPPTADLVFLSTHEPCTMCMSAITWAGFDNFYYFFSHEDSRDSFAIPHDLQILSEVFGLEPGGYRRRNAFWTAVSIDELIGTEPELRAQQSLITERYAQLSQQYQESKGGNDIPLG